The following is a genomic window from Saprospiraceae bacterium.
AGTGTTTCAAGTTTTTTGGCATTGACCGTCTCGACTGTAGCAGGGGCCACTAATTTTCGCATTGCTGATCTGCTTGCTGTGACTACTACATCTTCAAGTAATGTCCCTTCATCTGAAAACTGGGTATTGATTCGACTTTGCCCGTCTAATTTTACTTCAATGTTCTTAAACCCGATGTAGCTAACCACCAATACTGCATCATCTGAAGACACATTTAATGAAAATTCTCCTTCTACATCAGTAATAGTCGCATTATTGATTCCTTTTTCTGTGACTGAAGCGCCTATCGCAGGCGAATTATCAGGTAACGTAATTCTACCTGTTACAGCCTTTTGCGCATAAGAAAACCCAACAGAAAATAAAACTAAAAATAGTGATAAATTCCTTTTGATTTTGATCATTTGCCTCAATGATTTCATTTTTAAGAGATTGTTTTGATTAATAAAAAGATTGATTGAAATAGTTAAGTAATTTAACTATAATACAAAAGTAGTTAATTTGCTTAACTATTATAATTTTGAATAAAAAAAATTAAAAATTTTTGTAAAACTTATATCATGTTTCCAAATGTGGTGTGTATAACAAATTGCACAAATTCATATTTTCTTCCCCGCTACCCTCATTCCCTAAAGAGCCTGTCAAGCTACGCTTGAGACGCCCCACCCTTTACCACTCTTCAGACATCTGATCTCCCCTTCAGGGGCCTTCAGGGGTCGGGGGTAAATTGATGAAATATTCCATCTAGACACATTCTCAAAAGTGCCGTTTGCTCGTTTTCATTCTTACCCTAAAAGAAGTGCAATATGTTATACACACCCAAATGTGCCATTCAAAAGAATAATATTAGTTTGATTTTACTTACTATTGAATTAATATAACGACTTATGCTTTTTTGAAATAAAAGAAGCAGTCAGAAAATGTTATAAAATTCTATTAGTTAATTTACTTTTGGTATTATGTTGCTCAAACCAAAATTGATAATTAATGACTTATCAATAAAAGTAATCCTTATTTGACGGCTACATCTTCATAATCTCCGTATTTTTTTAGATAGTTGACCATACCGCCTTCTTTCATTATTTTTATCATCACCGGAGACAAAGCATTGCAAGTATAGAACTTTTCCTTTGTTATATTTTTGACATAATTCTTTTCTATTTCAATTTCTAAGACATCGCCTTTTTCAATATCATGATCTGGTATTTCGATGACCGGCAACCCAACATTGATGGCATTTCTAAAAAAAATGCGGGCAAAGTATCGGGCTATCACCAAAGAAACTCCTGACTGAAGAAGTGCCAACGGAGCTTGTTCACGACTGGATCCACAGCCGAAATTATCTCCTGCTACCACGATATCTCCTTTTATAATGGTAGTGGCAAAAGAAGGATCCAGGTCTTCCATACAATGTTGTGCCAGCGTACTCATGTCCAGCGTTTTGGTATATTTGCCGGGAATGATTCGGTCTGTATCGATATTGTCCCCATAAACGTATTTGGTCTTCATGATAATCTTTAAAAAGTGAGTAAGTTATTGTTCTACAAAATCCAGATTATTGTGAAATGTCTCTTCCAGGTTTGTATAAGCCCAGGCAGCTATACCCACAGAGAGTATTCCTACTATGATAGCAGCATGATATGCCCCGACATAGTTATTGAAAAAGGTAAATGCTATTGTCTGTGGAATGACAGAAGCCCTTAATAGATTAAGAGAAGATGTTGTGGCTGTGGCCCTGAGATTTGTACCTGTTTGTTCAGCGGCCAGTGTCAGCAATACAATAGTATAACCTGCACTAATGCCCATAAACAAGAATAGACCGTAATACCACATTTCTGATGTTTTTCCCACTAAAAAGTATAGCGCCAGCAAAAGCGCAAAACTTCCCAGATACAGTTGTATCGCTTTTTTTCGGCTTTGCAGCCATTGACTGACCATGCCGCAGGAAAAATCACCAAAAGTAAACCCAATAAAAAAAACCATAAAAACGGTACTCACCTTGGGAATGGTAGTCATGCCCATAGCTTTTGCTATCTCAGGAGTAAAGGTCATGACTACTCCATTGACAAACCAACCAGGAAATCCCATCAAAATGACACTTATGTATTTTTTAAATAATTTTTTATTTTTTACAAGCATCAGAAAATTTCCTTTTTCGACTTTTGTCTCCTGCAGTCGCTCATAAAAACCCGACTCCAACAATCCCAGCCTAAGAAATAAAAGAACCAATCCCATGATGCCACCAAGCTGATAAGTAAACTCCCAGGAATATCTGCCTCCTATGACACTCCCAAAAATAGCACCCAGCATACCAAAAGATGCAATGATCGCAGGGCCAATACCCCGATACTTTTGAGGCAAAAGCTCTGTAGTCAAGGTGATAGCAGCACCCAGTTCCCCGGCAAGTCCGACACCTGCAACAAATCTTAATAAAAGATACACGTCATAAGATGGCGCATATGCACAGGCAAATGTAGCTAAGCTATACATTAGTATGGATCCAAACAAAACGGTTAGTCTCCCTTTTTTGTCCCCAAGTATACCCCACAAAAATCCACCTGTCAGCATTCCTATCATCTGTATATTCAATAGCCAGATTCCTTTTGACAAAAGTTCAGATTCAGGTACACCAAGTGACAAAAGACTTGCCTGCCTTACCACACTAACTATGATGATATCGTAGAGATCGACAAAGAAACCTAACGATGAAGCGACTACTGCAAGTACCATTGTTTTGGAAACCTTATTTACTTCTTGACTCATTGTTGGATTAATTTTAGAAATTACAGAAGTTGGGCAGGATTAGTGATTTCACCGGTCAATGCGGAAGCGGCTACCGTCGCAGGTGCCGCAAGATAGATATCGGAATGTGGATTTCCCATTCTTCCTTTAAAATTTCGGTTGGCCGCAGAAATAACGGTTTCTCCATTTCCGGGTACGCCCTCATGTGTACCTACGCAAGGACCACAACCGGGATTGATGATAGTGGCTCCGGCTTCAACCAATGTATAAGCAGTACCATCCAGCATTGCTTCAAGTAAAACTTTGCGGGAAGCCGGTGCTATGATGAAACGAACACCGGATTTTATCTTTTTACCTTTAAGTATAGCAGCTGCCACATGCAAATCTTCCAATCTTCCATTGCCACAAGTGCCAATAAAAGCATAGTTTATTTTTGTTCTTAAATGTGGGTCAATATTCATAACATTATCAGGAGACTCAGGTGCTGCAATTTGGGGGTTTAGATCCGAAACATCAAACTCAAAGGTTTTAACGTAACTAGCGGTAACGTCCGGGAAAACTGCGTTAAAGTCATAATCAAGTTTCAATCCTTTAGGGTGAATAAAACCAGTTTTGGCTCCCATCTCTGCCAGCATATTGGCTACACACATTCTGTCTGAAAGTCCCATAGCTTCAAAAGTCTCACCATGAAATTCTACAGAAAGATAAGTCGCACCGGATATTGTGATTTTACCGGTCAGATACAACACAAGATCTTTGGCATGTACACCTTTTTGTAATATACCATTACATATAACTCTGATGGTAGCCGGTGTTTTCAGCCATGTTTTGCCCGTAAGCATGATGGCTCCCAAATCTGTACTACCCATACCACAGGCAAATGCATTAAGTGCCCCACCAGTAGGAGTATGCGAGTCCGCTCCCATGAAGATGTCGCCCGGCTTGATGTGTCTTTTTTCCATGATGACCTGATGACAGACTCCTTCACCTATGTCATACAGCGGAAATCCCTGCTCTGATGCAAAATCACGCATCATTTGATGCAGGTTGGCAATTCTTTCATTGGGTGCAGGAGCGGCATGATCGATTATAAATGAGCATTTTGAAGGATTCCATACCCGACTACCACCCATAGACAGAAAGGCTTTGATAGATAATGGAGCTGTGGTATCAGTAGCCATGATACCATCTACAGGAGCTATGACTATATCGTTGGCCTTTACATCATTTCCTGTCTTTATACTCAGGATTTTCTCTGCTATCGTTTTTCCCATTATATTAAAGCTATGCTTTTATTTTGAATCAGTTTATACATCAAACCAGGCAAAGGGTTACCCAATACTTTTTCTATCTCTAAGCTTATCTTTGCTATTTTGCAGATGTCAATACCAGTATCAACGCCCATTTGATCCAGCATATGTACCACGTCTTCGGTGGCAATATTTCCGGTAGCCCCTTTGATAAATGGACAGCCACCCAATCCTCCGAATGCTGTATCTATGATAGTCACACCGGCATTTAATCCGGCATAAAGATTGGCGTAGCCTTTGTTTTCGGTGTTGTGCAGATGCAGACCTATAGGATTATTGCCCGCAATGGAAATAACTTGTTTTATAATTCTATCCACCTGAACAGGATGTGCCATACCTGTACTATCAGCAAGAGACAATTCATCAGCGCCACAAGTAATGAGATATTCAGCCAGATCCATAACCACTTTCTCACTGATTTTGCCTTCAAAGCGGCAACCAAAAGCACACTGAATTCCGCTTCGTACTTTGATATGGTTTTCTTTGGCCAAAGCGATCATTTCCTTAATCTCCATTTTGGCCTGTTCTATAGTTTTACCTGTATTTTTCAGGGAGTGGGTTTCGCTGGCTGATAAGGAAATAGAAAGGTGTTTGGTTCCACAATGTATAGCCCTTTCAAGTCCTTTTTTGTTTAATACCAGCCCGGAAATTAATACTTCCTTTTGTTCATGATTGGATTGTAAAAACAAAGCATCTGTATCAGCCATAGCAGGAACTTTTTCCTTATGCACAAAAGAGCCAATCTGAATTCTTTTGACACCGGCTTCGATCAGATCACGTGTCCAAATCAATTTTTGTTCCGTAGAAAAGATATGAGACAATGTCTGCAAACCATCCCTCAAACCCTGCTCTTCTATGTAAATATAATGATGCATAAAATGATAATCTATGGTTTTTGGTTTAGGTGTTGTTTACTATTTACTTAAGATTAGATACCCTTATCTCATGTTCGATTATTAGTCAACGTCAAATATATAAAGATACAACCGCATACAATAGTTATAAAATAAATATTCTAAAAACTTATCACAAAATTAGTTAACTTATTTAACTATTTATTAGATTTGCAAAAAAATTGTTAAATATGCTTAATTTAAAATTGTTTCCCAAACACACCGGAATATGGGAAGGAACCTATATCCGAATCAACGCAGAAGGTCAAGTAACCAATCAATGGAAAAGCAGGCTGACGATCAAACTGTACGATGATAATAAATATCACCAAGCAAATCACTACATGTGGGATGACGGTCACGAGGAGTTGCATGATTTTGGTGTGTCTTCTTTTGATGAGACAGGAACACTTATTTTTGATTCTCCAAGAATAGAAGGTTATTCATGGGAGACCAGGGACAGTGTTTGTCTTATATGGACATATAAAAATCGCCCTGGTTCCAAGCTTTTTGAAATGATAGACCTTATAGGTGATGGCACGCACAGAGTCAGGAACTGGAGATGGACAGAAGGTGACGAATTTCAGGGTATCACTATGATCAATGAGCGCAAAGTAGCAACGCAGGATGAGATTCCTCCTTCATTTTGGGAAGAATTGCCTGATAGAAGATTCAAAGGCCAAAGCAGAAGTGATCATTAATTTTAATAAAACCACTCTTAAATAATTAAGCTCATTTGCTTAGGGTAAATATTTATTTCTGAGGATTTAGCAATATCGGGTATTATTTTATTTGAACATTGTAATTCAAAAATCGGTAATTTTAAAGGTTATGACAATAACAGAAAAAGTGATGGCGCTGAATAGTGGGAGAGAAAGTGTCCTTCCGGGAGAGTTGGTATGGGTAGATGTTAATTCCGTCATGACTATGGATTATCTGGGTAAACAGTGTTTTAAGGCTTTTGAGAGCCTCAGTCCGGACAAAAAACTATTTGATAAAAATAAAGTGATTTGTGTAAGCGATCATTTGGTTCCGCCACCAACAGAGCAGTGGGCAACCATGCTCAATGAATGGAGGGAAATCGTCAGAAGTTATGATATTCCGTATTTTTATGATCTGGGTAGGCAAGGTATAGCGCACCAGATCATGGTCGAGCAAGGTCACGTCCTACCTGGAAAAGTTTCTATAGGTACAGATAGTCATGCCAATACTTATGGTGCAGTCGGCGCAGTAGGAAATGCTATTGGCGTCACTGATGCCGTAGTAGCCATGGCTACTGGTAAATGTTGGTTGCGGGTTCCGGAATCCGTAAAATTTGTCATCAAAGGTGAGTGGCAACCTTATGTCATGGCAAAAGATCTTAGTCTGCATATCATGGGTATGATGCATTGGAACGGACATTTGATATATAAAGCTTTGGAATATACGGGACCAGCCATCGAAGCATTAAGCATTGCGGGAAGAATGACATTGTGCAATATGACAGTGGATTTAGGCGCAAAAAACGGAATCATAGCGCCGGACCAAAAAACTGTAGATTATCTAAGACCGGTACAAAAATCAGACTGGAAGATGTTGGCAAGTGATGAAAATGCCCGTTATGACGCAGTATATGAAGTAGATGTTACCAATGTTGGACCCACAGTGAGCAAACCCGACAAACTGGACGATGTTGTTCCTGTAGAGGCCGTTGTTGGCACTAAATTCAATAAAGCATTTGTAGGTACATGTACCAATGGAAGAACGGAAGATTTTGCCATCATGGCAGATATACTCAAGGATAAACATATCCACCGGGATGTCAATATGATCTGCATACCTGCCAGTCAGGATGTGTATTTGGAATGTATTGAAAAAGGATATTTTTCTACCCTCATCAAAGCCGGAGCAGCTATAGAAACTCCAAGTTGCGGACCATGTGCCGGTATTCACACTGGTGTAGCGGGTGATGGAGATATAGTTTTAAGTGCCGGAAACAGAAATATGAAGGGCCGTATGGGAAGCAGAAATGCTCAGATCTATCTGACAAGTCCTGCCGTGGTCGCAGCTTCATCGATATTTGGAGTCATCACAGACCCAAGAAACATTAAATGATAAACGAAATAAGTCTTGATATATGATAATAAGAGGAAAAGCGTGGGTAGCCAAAACTTATGTGATGAGTTATGAAATGGTAATTCAGAAGTTTTGGACATCGCCGATAGATAAAGAAGAAAATGCAAAATGGATCATGGCCGGCGTGGATGAAGCATTCAACAAAGAAAACGGGTTTAAGGATCATGGATATACTTTCATAGTTGCAGGCCATAATTTTGCAGGAGGTGGCAAGAGTATTGAGCATTGTATCACTGGTTTGATGGGAGCCGGTATAAAAGCTGTATTTGCGACGAGTTTTGCAAGATTGCAATTCAGAAATGCCATCAACTATGGTATGTCTTTTGTCACCGCAAGAGATATGAATTTAGCATGTGAAACCGGTGATGAACTGGAATATCACCCTGAAACAGGGATGGTATATAATCTGACTAAAAACATCCAATTTCAATGTGTGCCTGTCGCACCTTTTGTGGCAGAAGTGGCTGCATCAGGCGGTCTGATGGAATTTATAAGAAAAAAAATAGCAGACGGGACGGTCTCCGATTTAAAATAAAATGAAGTATGATATCAAGTAAAGCAAAGGATAAACTCAAGAATGGAAGCATCTTGTATGGAGCTATCTCTCCTACATCTGATCCGACTATTTGCGAGTACCTGGGTTGGGCCGGGCTGGATTTTTATATGATAGATGGTGAGCATGGTCCTATCGATGTATCTCAGGCTGTTGACATGATACGTGCGTGCGAAAATACAGGTATCTCTCCGTGGGCAAGGATTAGGGCTGTCGATGAAAAATTAATATTGCAATACATGGATGCCGGGATAGTTGGTGTGATGATGCCGGGTATAGTGAAATTGTCTCAGGTAAAAGAACTGGTAAATGCGATAAAATATCCGCCGTTTGGCAAAAGAGGGCTTGGTCCTGTAAGATCAGCCGACTATCTGGCAGGAACGATGAACCAACTTCAATATATAGAATATGCCAACCAGAATACTTTAGTTTTTCCGCAAATGGAGGACATTGTTTGTATGGATTTTCTGGATGATATGGTAAATATGGAAGGTGTAGATGGTATTATCATCGGCCCCAGAGATCTGGCCATGAGTATGGGATACTATGACGGACCCAATCATCCGGAGGTAAAAGAGATAATTGAAACTGTGTTTGCAAAAACTAAAGCAGCAGGAAAGGTAATCGGTACAGTAGCAGCTACAAAAGAGCAAGCAGATGGCCTTATCCAAAATGGAGCACAGATTATACTAAATTCTGTACAAGGTTTGATAACGTCCGGTGTAAAAGGATTTAAAAGTCTATAAATAAAAAATAACCATCAACTAAAAACCCAAATATATGACATTAATAGTATTGTTCAATCTCAAAGACGAGACTTCACCGATAAAATATGAAACCTGGGCACAAACAGTAGATGTACCCACAGTGAAAAGGTTGACTTCTGTATCTGATTTTAAAGTATTCAAAACTTCAGGAGTTTTAGGAAGTGAGTCGCCTGCACCATATCAATATGTAGAAATCCTTGAAGTCAATGATTTGGAACAATTAGGTAAAGATATCAGTACAGACACCATGAAATCTATTGCTGCACAGTTTCAGGATTTTGCAGACAATCCCACATTTATGATGGCGGGCCAAATAGCCTGATAAAATATATTGATGAAGTTAGGTATAGATATAGGAGGTACATTTACAGATCTGGTTTTATTGAATGAAGCAGATCATAAAATTTATTTTGGCAAAACCCTTACAACCTATCCTGACCCTACATTAGGAATCATCACTGGAATTCATGAAATTACTACAAAAAACCGTTTAGCCATAGCTGATATAAAATCTATAGTACATGGTACGACACTGGTGACCAATGCCATTATAGAGCGCAAAGGAGCAAAGACTGGATTGCTTACTACCAAGGGATTTGAAGATATCCTGGAAATAGGACGCGAAATGAGATATGATATATATGATATTTTTATCACGATGCCAAAACCACTCATCCCTTCGGCTCTCCGAGTGGGCATAGATGAGCGAATGAACAATACCGGACAGATCATCAAAAGTCTGGATGTAAATCAGGTTCGTGAAAAAATCAGATTTTTGGTCAGTAAAGGCGTAAAAAGTATTGCAGTCAGTTACTTACATTCATATGCAAATGCGCAACATGAGCAAATCACAGGACAATTATTATCTGATGAATTTCCTGAAATTACTTACTCACTGAGCAGTGAAGTAATGCCTGAAATCAGGGAGTATGAACGGACCAGCGCTACAGCAATGAATGCTTATGTTCAACCATTGACCCATGAATACCTTACTAATCTCATCAAAAAGCTCAACATCATTGGTTTTTTCGGTAAGCTACACATCATGGATAGTGCGGGAAGACTGACGACAGTAGAAGGAGCGGTGAAAACGCCGGTACAATTGTTGGAGAGCGGACCTGCTGGCGGCACAATGGCAGGTGTTTTTTTTGGCCATATGATAGATAAAAAAGATTTATTGGCATTTGATATGGGTGGCACGACGGCAAAAGCATCCATGATAAGAGACCTGGAGCCTGAAATCACCAACCATTTTGAAGCGGCAAGAGAAAAAAGATTTAAAAAAGGAAGCGGCTTACCGGTTAGAATTCCTGTCATTGATATGATTGAAATAGGTGCCGGCGGCGGAAGCATAGCGTATATCAATCACCTTGGGCTTTTGACGGTAGGTCCGGAAAGTGCATCTTCCACACCGGGACCAGCCTGTTATGGACGAGGTGGCGAACATCCTACAGTGACCGATGCAGATCTAATCCTTGGATTCCTGAATGCAGATTTCTTTTTAGGAGGTACTATGACCTTAAATAAAGAAGCGGCAATTTCTGCGATGAAAAACAAAATTGCTGATCCATTGAGTATCACAGTAGAAGCTGCTGCATGGGGAATTCATCGTATTGTCAATGAAAATATGGCCAATGCAGCTCGGGTACATATCATAGAAAAAGGGTTGGATCCACGATTTTTTTCTATGCTGGCCTTTGGAGGAGCTGGTCCTGTGCATGCTTTTCACACAGCCCGCTTAATGAATGCACCACAACTCATAATACCTGCTGGAGCGGGCGTTTTGAGTGCTTTAGGGTTTTTGGTCAGTCCGGTGGCTAAAGAAGAAATCTTTAGCTATATTTCTGTTTTGGAAAATCTGGATTGGGAAAGAGTCAATGAAATGATTTCAACACTTACCCAAAAGGGAAAACAATTTGTCATGAATGCAGGTATTGATCCTGAGGATATTCAGGTTAATGTGACTTGCGATATGAGGTACGCTGGTCAGGGCCATGATATCCATGTAAAAATGCCCAACGGCACTTTAGGAAAGGCTTCTATGGACGAAATTATCACCAATTTCAAAAAAGAATACAGCACAAGATACGGACGAATTATCGAGGGTATTCAGGTAGAAGCCATTACCTGGAGAATATTGGTCAAAGGACCCTCACCTCGCTTTATTCCCAAACAAGCCGGTATAGAAAGCAGTGAAACGGCTTTAAAAGGACATAGGAATGTTTTTTGGGGTCAGGATTTCGTAAATACACCAGTGTACGAAAGATATGCCCTTACATCTGATATGGTGATAAAAGGCCCTTGTATCATTGAAGAATACGAAAGTACCACTGTCGTAGGGCAAAATGCGAATGTGCGTGTGGATGAATTTAAAAACATCATCATAGAAATGGAATATTGATATGCAGCAATACAACGCAATAGATTTATCCCTGCTCTGGGCACGTTTGATCTCTATAGTAGATGAAGCAGGTACCGCTCTACAGCGCACTGCGTTTTCTTCTGTTACCCGTGAGAGTGCAGATTTTGCCGTAGTTTTACTGGATACCAAAGGTTGATCCATGGTTGTGTGCAGGACATAAGCCCGATATCGGAATAGTGACACCCATTTTTTTTGAAAATAAATTGGTAGGATTCATTGGCTGTATTGCCCATAGTCCGGATATAGGCGGAACACTTTGGGGAGCCAATGCCAAAGATTACTATGAAGAAGGACTCTATATCCCACCGATGAAGCTTTATGATGCAGGCCAAAAAAATGAACCACTCTTTAGCATCATCAGAAACAATGTAAGGGCTGCCGACCAGACTATAGGAGATATTTTAGCTCAGGTAGCGGCAAATGATCAGGGTATAAAATCCCTGCACCGCATGATGGCAGAAAACAAGATCACTGAAATAGATCATCTAGGAAAACAAATCATCGATGCATCTGAAAAGTCGATGCGTGCGGCTATAAAAGCTGCTCCGGACGGAACTTACCATGCAGAATATCACGGTGATGGCGGTGGCAAATCAGAACCGGTTCTCCTCAAGTGTGCTGTCACCATTAAAAATGACAGTATTCATGTAGATTATACAGGCACATCTGCCGCTCATTCATTGGCGATTAATGCCGTACTCAATTATGTTTTTGCCTATACTGCCTATCCCATCAAATGTATCTTTAGTCCGGACGTACCCAACAATGAAGGAAGTTTCAGACCTATCAGCATACACGCACCGGAAGGAAGTCTGCTCAATGCCCAAAAACCCTCGCCGCTTGGAGCACGAAATGTTACCGGCAACATCCTTTATGGTCCTGTAATGAAGGCGCTGAGTCAGGCAGTACCGGACAAGGTTCAGGCTGACTGCGGATCTGCAGTTTGGGTGATGGTACTGAGTGGTAAAAAAGAAAATGGCAAGGAATATGTAGAATATTTATTTCTGGCAGGGGGATATGGTGGCAGAAAAGGACTGGCAGGAGAGCATACCCTTTGTTATCCTACCAATGTGGCAAATGTCCCGATTGAAGTCTTTGAAAATGATGCTCCTGTAGTGGTAACATGCAAAAGTCATATACAAGGAAGTGGTGGCAATGGAAAGTATAAAGGTGGCATGGGACAGCGATTTGCTTATAAAAATATAGGCAAGACACCCATTCATATAAGTAATGTCACTGAAAAAATAAATAATAAAGCTTATGGCCTTTTCGGAGGAAAAGAAGGAAAAAGTGGCAAGATATATATTGTCACAGCACTCGGCAAAAGAAGACACACTCCGATAAAAGGACACGACAAGCTATATTCGGGAGAAGAATTGGTGATGGAATTGCCGGGTGGTGGCGGATATGGATCACCGGAATGACAACAATAGAATTATGACAAATATCTCAGCCTGAAAATATTGAAGTATTAAAAAATAAAACACTAAAAATCTAAAATCATGAGTTACCAGTTACCACCTGTATATACCAAAATCACGAAACATGAAGTTTTTCCTGATTTTGACCATGATGAGCGTGCCAGATATAATTACCTCGCAAACCTAAACAGATATATCTCTACAGCAATAGCTCCCGGCAATAAAACAGCATTTGACAATCGTATAGCTCCTGATTTTGAAAAGGAAGCAGGCCGTCCTTTTAAAGACAGGCACGAGGTCAAAGATGCTATGTCAAAGGATCCTGTGTATCAGATGTGGGCAGCATTGCGAAGAAGTACGATGGAAATGAGACAACAAAATGGAAGGGCAGTGGTGCTGCGACAGGCAAAAGAACTGGCTCAAAAAACACATCTAATCAACAAAAATGCACAAAACCTTCACCTAAAAGATAACTTTGAAGTTCCTGCTTACCTGAAACATGTAGACAATCATCTCATGCCAGGAAGCTACCATACTGAATATTTTCCTGGCGATGTAGCTAATGCTGCCAACTATGATAGTGGTATTTTTGTGACCACTGCCGGTATGCTGGGTCGGTTGACAGATGGTGGCGGCAAAGCTATAGCTAAGTGGGTACGGGATACTTATCCGGAATTTAAGCCTAAAAGAATACTGGATATTGGTTGTGGTCTTGGACATAATA
Proteins encoded in this region:
- a CDS encoding class I SAM-dependent methyltransferase, whose amino-acid sequence is MSYQLPPVYTKITKHEVFPDFDHDERARYNYLANLNRYISTAIAPGNKTAFDNRIAPDFEKEAGRPFKDRHEVKDAMSKDPVYQMWAALRRSTMEMRQQNGRAVVLRQAKELAQKTHLINKNAQNLHLKDNFEVPAYLKHVDNHLMPGSYHTEYFPGDVANAANYDSGIFVTTAGMLGRLTDGGGKAIAKWVRDTYPEFKPKRILDIGCGLGHNTLPIALAYPEAEIIAIDAGAPMLRYGAARASALGVKNVTFVQMDAENMGEIADASFDWVQSTMVLHETGGKAIHNIFGEIKRVLAPGGLNLHIEQPQYTPEMSYYEQFMRDWDAFYNAEPYWGHMHDLAPSALMQEAGVSENDFMQVGVKAVNDLDDKKQDGKITEDFGRTPIWNVFGGWKKS
- a CDS encoding hydantoinase B/oxoprolinase family protein; this encodes MISIVDEAGTALQRTAFSSVTRESADFAVVLLDTKG
- a CDS encoding hydantoinase B/oxoprolinase family protein, which translates into the protein MCAGHKPDIGIVTPIFFENKLVGFIGCIAHSPDIGGTLWGANAKDYYEEGLYIPPMKLYDAGQKNEPLFSIIRNNVRAADQTIGDILAQVAANDQGIKSLHRMMAENKITEIDHLGKQIIDASEKSMRAAIKAAPDGTYHAEYHGDGGGKSEPVLLKCAVTIKNDSIHVDYTGTSAAHSLAINAVLNYVFAYTAYPIKCIFSPDVPNNEGSFRPISIHAPEGSLLNAQKPSPLGARNVTGNILYGPVMKALSQAVPDKVQADCGSAVWVMVLSGKKENGKEYVEYLFLAGGYGGRKGLAGEHTLCYPTNVANVPIEVFENDAPVVVTCKSHIQGSGGNGKYKGGMGQRFAYKNIGKTPIHISNVTEKINNKAYGLFGGKEGKSGKIYIVTALGKRRHTPIKGHDKLYSGEELVMELPGGGGYGSPE
- a CDS encoding hydantoinase/oxoprolinase family protein, with translation MKLGIDIGGTFTDLVLLNEADHKIYFGKTLTTYPDPTLGIITGIHEITTKNRLAIADIKSIVHGTTLVTNAIIERKGAKTGLLTTKGFEDILEIGREMRYDIYDIFITMPKPLIPSALRVGIDERMNNTGQIIKSLDVNQVREKIRFLVSKGVKSIAVSYLHSYANAQHEQITGQLLSDEFPEITYSLSSEVMPEIREYERTSATAMNAYVQPLTHEYLTNLIKKLNIIGFFGKLHIMDSAGRLTTVEGAVKTPVQLLESGPAGGTMAGVFFGHMIDKKDLLAFDMGGTTAKASMIRDLEPEITNHFEAAREKRFKKGSGLPVRIPVIDMIEIGAGGGSIAYINHLGLLTVGPESASSTPGPACYGRGGEHPTVTDADLILGFLNADFFLGGTMTLNKEAAISAMKNKIADPLSITVEAAAWGIHRIVNENMANAARVHIIEKGLDPRFFSMLAFGGAGPVHAFHTARLMNAPQLIIPAGAGVLSALGFLVSPVAKEEIFSYISVLENLDWERVNEMISTLTQKGKQFVMNAGIDPEDIQVNVTCDMRYAGQGHDIHVKMPNGTLGKASMDEIITNFKKEYSTRYGRIIEGIQVEAITWRILVKGPSPRFIPKQAGIESSETALKGHRNVFWGQDFVNTPVYERYALTSDMVIKGPCIIEEYESTTVVGQNANVRVDEFKNIIIEMEY